In Equus przewalskii isolate Varuska chromosome 6, EquPr2, whole genome shotgun sequence, one DNA window encodes the following:
- the LOC103554326 gene encoding olfactory receptor 51B6-like: MELNTSATSFLMIGFVGVEKAHHWVYTPLSVVYISILLGNGILIFPIRDDHNLHDPMHYFLAMLFTTDIGMTLITMPTVLCVMLMNHREISHSACFLQAYFIHSLSLVESGILLAIAYEQFIAICNSLRYTSILPNTQEIRIGVGNFIRGFVLILPLILHLYWFPGCRYHGLSHPFCLYQDLIKLACADITFNCLYPIVAMFYMVLLDCMILLCSYILILKMVLSSASREERSKALNTCVPHICCILVFYVTFIHQFGGNVPHLVHITMSYIYFLLPSFEFCHL, encoded by the coding sequence ATGGAACTCAACACCAGTGCCACATCTTTTCTTATGATTGGCTTTGTGGGCGTGGAAAAAGCACACCACTGGGTCTACACTCCATTATCTGTTGTCTACATCTCCATACTTCTTGGCAATGGCATTCTCATATTTCCTATTAGGGATGACCATAACCTCCATGATCCCATGCACTATTTCTTAGCCATGCTGTTTACTACAGACATTGGGATGACCCTGATTACCATGCCTACAGTGCTGTGTGTTATGTTGATGAATCACAGGGAAATCAGCCACAGTGCCTGCTTTCTCCAAGCCTACTTCATCCACAGTCTGTCTCTGGTAGAgtctggaattttgcttgccatTGCCTATGAACAGTTCATTGCCATTTGCAACTCACTGAGATATACGTCCATTCTGCCCAATACTCAAGAGATAAGAATTGGAGTGGGAAATTTTATTAGAGGATTTGTTCTCATCTTGCCCCTGATATTGCATCTCTATTGGTTTCCTGGTTGCAGATACCATGGCCTTTCTCATCCATTCTGCCTCTACCAAGACCTTATCAAACTAGCTTGTGCTGACATTACCTTCAATTGCCTGTACCCTATTGTGGCAATGTTTTATATGGTACTACTAGACTGCATGATACTCTTGTGCTCCTATATTTTGATTCTCAAGATGGTCTTGAGCAGTGCTTCTAGAGAGGAGAGGTCTAAGGCCCTCAACACTTGTGTCCCCCACATCTGCTGCATCTTGGTCTTCTATGTCACATTCATTCACCAATTTGGGGGGAATGTTCCTCACCTAGTACACATCACAATGAgctacatttatttccttttgccttcttttgaattCTGTCATCTATAG